From Deferrisoma camini S3R1, the proteins below share one genomic window:
- the rlmM gene encoding 23S rRNA (cytidine(2498)-2'-O)-methyltransferase RlmM: MITPRDRLVWFCRPGFENDLAAEIVRWAGASVRPHAPDGAGWVLLDVPAPEAVRDLAASIRPFTFVFARQWFRVLGEGAGPPEPGEVIAALEETARRAGGRPRARDLVVEAPDSEAGRRLWPRCETLARRLRPELEARGWLSARHRHAPRLHVALAPEGRFWVGVSDPRNSSSWPGGIARLMVPPGAPSRSARKVEEALHVLLTEHERQKALKPGRRVVDLGAAPGGWSWQFARRGLLVTAVDNARLAPQVLETGLVDHVQADGFRFRPDKPVDWMVCDMVKPGERVARLVGLWAAQGRARWLLFNWKLPGGRRFEAVQRCRAIVDREMGRAGKGYTLRLRHLYHDRDEVTGYLAVAERRSAPTRKSRRPGRRR; this comes from the coding sequence ATGATCACCCCAAGGGATCGCCTCGTTTGGTTTTGCCGGCCCGGGTTCGAAAACGACCTGGCCGCGGAGATCGTGCGGTGGGCCGGCGCGTCCGTGCGGCCGCACGCGCCCGACGGCGCCGGCTGGGTGCTGCTCGACGTTCCCGCACCAGAAGCGGTGCGGGACCTGGCCGCTTCGATCCGTCCCTTCACCTTCGTGTTCGCCCGCCAGTGGTTCCGGGTCCTGGGGGAGGGGGCGGGCCCTCCGGAGCCCGGCGAGGTGATCGCGGCCCTCGAGGAGACGGCGCGCAGGGCCGGGGGAAGGCCCCGGGCCCGCGACCTGGTGGTGGAGGCGCCGGACTCCGAGGCCGGCCGGCGGCTGTGGCCCCGGTGCGAGACTCTGGCCCGGCGCCTTCGGCCGGAGCTGGAGGCCAGGGGATGGCTGTCGGCCCGGCACCGCCATGCCCCGCGGCTCCACGTGGCCCTCGCGCCGGAGGGGCGCTTCTGGGTCGGGGTGTCCGACCCGAGGAACTCGTCGTCGTGGCCGGGGGGCATCGCCCGTCTCATGGTGCCGCCCGGCGCGCCGAGCCGGTCGGCCCGGAAGGTGGAGGAGGCCCTTCACGTGCTCCTGACGGAGCACGAGCGGCAGAAGGCCCTGAAGCCCGGCCGCCGGGTGGTGGACCTGGGCGCGGCGCCGGGGGGGTGGTCCTGGCAGTTCGCGCGCCGGGGCCTGTTGGTCACGGCGGTGGACAACGCCCGGCTGGCCCCGCAGGTCCTGGAGACCGGGCTCGTGGACCACGTGCAGGCCGACGGGTTCCGGTTCCGACCCGACAAACCCGTGGACTGGATGGTGTGCGACATGGTCAAACCGGGCGAGCGGGTGGCCCGGCTGGTGGGGCTGTGGGCCGCCCAGGGCCGGGCCCGGTGGCTCCTGTTCAACTGGAAGCTGCCGGGCGGCCGGCGGTTCGAGGCGGTGCAGCGGTGCCGGGCCATCGTGGACCGGGAGATGGGGCGGGCGGGCAAGGGGTACACGTTGCGCCTGCGCCACCTGTACCACGACCGGGACGAGGTGACGGGCTACCTGGCCGTGGCGGAGCGAAGGAGCGCCCCGACCCGGAAATCGCGCCGGCCGGGCCGGCGGAGGTAG
- a CDS encoding flagellar biosynthesis anti-sigma factor FlgM codes for MKIRGRYTRGIGGLGAPAVPVRKRQAEDATPSSVDPSDQVSISDRGREIQRARGLALAAPEIRQELVDEIVGQMERGEYRVAGSDVVPRMIREHWMLTAGAVR; via the coding sequence ATGAAGATCCGTGGCCGTTACACCCGTGGCATCGGCGGGCTGGGGGCGCCGGCGGTGCCGGTTCGCAAACGGCAGGCCGAGGACGCGACGCCGAGCTCGGTGGACCCCTCGGACCAGGTCAGCATCTCGGACCGGGGGCGCGAGATCCAGCGGGCCCGGGGCCTGGCGCTGGCGGCCCCCGAGATCCGGCAGGAGCTGGTGGACGAGATCGTGGGCCAGATGGAGCGCGGGGAGTACCGGGTGGCCGGGTCGGACGTGGTCCCCCGGATGATCCGCGAGCACTGGATGCTGACCGCAGGGGCGGTGCGGTGA
- a CDS encoding rod-binding protein, with translation MVGAVTGPMGLGTAVAAVGNEPLPKDLEGACRALEKEFALLVFRSMRKAMVPESSDGATGFAKETAYALLDEQWAELATQGEGLGLWRAMMRQLEGVKKSRDGVDQESRGASAHVDAVRARSPRAGAAGRSVEGMWRGQRLDRSA, from the coding sequence ATGGTGGGTGCCGTGACGGGGCCGATGGGGCTGGGCACGGCCGTGGCCGCAGTGGGCAACGAGCCCCTGCCCAAGGACCTGGAGGGGGCGTGCCGGGCGCTGGAGAAGGAGTTCGCGCTGCTGGTCTTCCGGTCCATGAGGAAGGCCATGGTGCCGGAGTCGTCCGACGGGGCAACGGGTTTCGCCAAGGAGACCGCCTACGCCCTGCTCGACGAGCAGTGGGCCGAGCTGGCCACCCAGGGCGAGGGGTTGGGGCTCTGGCGGGCCATGATGCGTCAGTTGGAAGGCGTAAAGAAAAGCCGGGACGGGGTCGATCAGGAGAGCAGGGGCGCGTCCGCCCACGTGGACGCGGTGCGCGCCCGGAGTCCCAGGGCCGGCGCAGCCGGCCGGTCCGTCGAGGGGATGTGGCGCGGGCAGCGGCTCGACCGCTCGGCCTGA
- a CDS encoding CHASE2 domain-containing protein yields MLAGLGVGLLLSGAGVGMWGLGAFVRAEGWTLDLRMRWTRKDARLPEEVAVVLVDEASLGFMDSRVGRWPWPRRVWADVTEFLFLGGARRVVWDILFTEAQGAAPEDRADDRALAEATAAGPVVHAAQFVTETPDEGTGPVEVREPPPGFRERFSLGPVPAGAPKPGATTAYLPLPPLWGGAAGVGAVDLEPDADGVYRRVPVYRVWGGWAYPGLGTAAVGTVEMIRGVPVVGDAPIPVDMAGQCLLRPYGVVNAYSVGGILASVEQLRRGEERLLVDPAEFQGRIVFIGASAAGLEDLKASPLSRLTPGVFLHASLAGNLVEGEFLREAPSWVAPLLLVLGTLGVCSWALWAPSPFWAAVAPGLGGLAYGAVGAWAFGQGLVLPVAAPLGGVFLGALGGLAHRAVTEDRRRRRVRRMFAQYVSPAVLDAVVDEFSERASPGAGRKEELTILFSDIRGFTSLSESLDPQSVVRLLNLYLGAMADVIFEHRGTIDKFIGDAIMCFWGAPLRCEDHAESAVTCGLEMLARLEDLNPRLTAQGLPPVRIGVGIHTGTAVLGNVGSERRLDYTAIGDAVNLASRLEGLTKVYGCPLLFTEDTRARLGLDRVCAVVDRVRVKGKHQPVLLYRPLVSEEAEDAADTARVFEAAFEAYSNQEWDKAEAHYRALAGDPVADLFLERCRAYRRSPPGPGWDGVYTLLEK; encoded by the coding sequence TTGCTCGCCGGTCTGGGGGTGGGGCTGTTGTTGTCGGGGGCCGGGGTCGGGATGTGGGGGCTCGGCGCCTTCGTTCGAGCCGAGGGGTGGACCCTGGACCTGAGAATGAGGTGGACCCGGAAGGACGCCCGCCTGCCGGAGGAGGTGGCGGTAGTCCTGGTGGACGAGGCCTCCCTCGGGTTCATGGACAGCCGGGTGGGACGTTGGCCTTGGCCTCGCCGGGTATGGGCCGACGTGACGGAGTTCCTGTTCCTGGGGGGCGCACGCAGGGTCGTCTGGGACATCCTGTTCACCGAGGCCCAGGGAGCCGCTCCGGAGGACCGGGCGGACGACCGGGCGTTGGCCGAAGCGACCGCTGCGGGGCCCGTGGTGCATGCGGCCCAGTTCGTGACCGAGACCCCTGACGAGGGAACGGGACCGGTCGAAGTCCGGGAGCCGCCTCCTGGCTTCCGGGAGCGCTTCTCCCTGGGGCCGGTGCCGGCCGGCGCACCCAAGCCGGGGGCGACCACGGCCTACCTCCCCCTGCCGCCCCTGTGGGGGGGCGCCGCCGGGGTGGGGGCGGTGGACCTCGAACCGGATGCGGACGGCGTGTACCGCCGCGTCCCCGTCTACCGGGTGTGGGGAGGATGGGCCTACCCAGGGCTGGGCACGGCCGCCGTGGGGACGGTCGAGATGATCCGGGGCGTGCCCGTGGTCGGGGATGCACCGATCCCGGTCGACATGGCGGGGCAGTGCCTGCTGCGGCCCTACGGCGTGGTGAACGCCTATTCTGTTGGGGGTATCCTGGCGTCGGTGGAGCAGCTTCGGAGGGGCGAAGAACGGCTCTTGGTGGATCCGGCCGAGTTCCAAGGCCGGATCGTCTTTATCGGGGCGAGCGCCGCAGGGTTGGAGGACCTGAAGGCCTCGCCCCTCTCTCGTCTGACCCCTGGGGTGTTCCTTCACGCCTCCCTCGCCGGCAACCTCGTGGAGGGCGAGTTCCTGCGCGAGGCTCCGTCCTGGGTCGCTCCCCTTCTCCTCGTGCTGGGGACGCTCGGCGTGTGCTCGTGGGCCCTGTGGGCCCCCAGCCCCTTCTGGGCCGCGGTGGCGCCGGGTCTGGGGGGGCTGGCCTACGGTGCGGTGGGGGCGTGGGCGTTCGGTCAGGGCCTGGTGCTGCCGGTGGCCGCTCCGCTGGGGGGAGTGTTTCTCGGTGCTCTGGGAGGGCTGGCGCACCGGGCGGTCACCGAGGACCGGCGCAGGCGGCGGGTCCGCCGGATGTTCGCCCAGTACGTCTCGCCGGCCGTCCTCGATGCGGTGGTGGACGAGTTCTCCGAACGGGCATCCCCGGGAGCCGGCCGCAAAGAAGAGCTTACCATCCTCTTCTCCGACATCCGGGGGTTCACCAGCCTGTCGGAGAGCCTGGACCCCCAGAGCGTGGTGCGACTGCTCAACCTCTATCTCGGGGCCATGGCGGACGTGATCTTCGAGCACAGGGGCACCATCGACAAGTTCATCGGGGATGCCATCATGTGCTTCTGGGGGGCTCCTCTTCGGTGTGAGGACCACGCCGAGTCGGCGGTGACGTGTGGCCTCGAGATGTTGGCGCGGCTCGAGGACCTGAACCCTAGGCTCACGGCACAGGGGCTTCCGCCGGTCCGGATCGGCGTGGGCATCCATACGGGTACGGCCGTGCTCGGGAACGTGGGTTCGGAGCGACGCCTGGACTACACGGCCATCGGGGACGCCGTGAACCTGGCGTCCCGGCTCGAGGGGCTGACCAAAGTGTACGGGTGTCCCCTTCTGTTCACCGAGGACACCCGCGCCAGGCTGGGGCTGGATCGGGTGTGTGCTGTCGTCGACCGGGTTCGGGTGAAGGGAAAACACCAGCCGGTGTTGCTCTATCGACCCCTGGTCTCGGAAGAAGCGGAGGACGCGGCCGACACCGCCCGAGTTTTCGAGGCGGCGTTCGAAGCATACTCGAACCAAGAGTGGGACAAGGCCGAGGCGCACTACCGGGCGCTCGCCGGGGACCCGGTGGCCGATCTGTTCCTGGAGCGGTGCCGCGCGTACCGGCGGTCCCCACCCGGTCCGGGCTGGGACGGCGTGTACACCCTGCTCGAAAAATAA
- a CDS encoding flagellar basal body P-ring protein FlgI has protein sequence MRRVLAAIVVGLMGLAPAGSGAAVRVKDIAKVDGVRRNQLIGYGLVVGLNGTGDKTGVAFTTQSTANLLERLGLSVSPDDIKLKNVAAVIVTADLPPFARAGQRLDVTVSSVGDAKSLQGGTLLLTPLRAPNGDVYAVAQGPLSIGGFGASAAGGGVQQNHPTVGRIPSGAVLERDAPLPDLNRGYVDLVLRQPDFTTAARLAGAVNEAFGAGSARALDAGRIRVAVPDSQADDPVGFLARLEAVAVEPDAVARVVVDERTGTVVMGQDVRIRPVALSHGNLTVQITPYLEVSQPEALSAGQTVARTGAEVTVTEEEARVMLLEPGETLAGLVQALNALGVSPRDLVAIFQALKAAGALEAELEIL, from the coding sequence ATGAGACGTGTGCTGGCGGCGATCGTGGTGGGGCTGATGGGGTTGGCCCCGGCCGGCTCGGGCGCGGCGGTGCGGGTCAAGGACATCGCCAAGGTGGACGGGGTCCGGAGGAACCAGCTGATCGGGTACGGCCTGGTGGTGGGATTGAACGGCACGGGCGACAAGACCGGCGTGGCGTTCACCACCCAGTCCACGGCGAACCTGCTGGAGCGGCTCGGCCTGTCCGTGTCCCCCGACGACATCAAGTTGAAGAACGTGGCCGCCGTGATCGTGACGGCCGACCTGCCCCCCTTCGCCCGGGCCGGGCAGCGGCTGGACGTGACGGTGTCGTCGGTGGGGGACGCCAAGAGCCTGCAGGGCGGCACGCTGCTGCTCACCCCGCTTCGGGCGCCCAACGGCGACGTGTACGCCGTGGCCCAGGGGCCCTTGTCCATCGGGGGGTTCGGGGCCAGCGCCGCGGGCGGAGGGGTCCAGCAGAACCACCCCACGGTGGGCCGGATCCCCAGCGGAGCGGTCCTGGAGCGGGACGCGCCCCTGCCCGATCTCAACCGAGGCTACGTGGACCTGGTGCTGCGCCAACCGGACTTCACCACCGCGGCCCGCCTGGCGGGGGCGGTGAACGAGGCGTTCGGGGCCGGCTCGGCCCGGGCACTGGACGCGGGGCGGATCCGCGTGGCGGTGCCGGACTCCCAGGCGGACGATCCCGTGGGGTTCCTGGCCCGGTTGGAGGCGGTGGCGGTGGAGCCCGACGCCGTGGCCCGGGTGGTGGTGGACGAGCGCACGGGCACGGTGGTGATGGGCCAGGACGTCCGGATCCGGCCGGTCGCGCTGAGCCACGGAAACCTCACGGTGCAGATCACGCCGTACCTGGAGGTCAGTCAGCCCGAAGCGCTCTCGGCGGGGCAGACCGTGGCCCGCACCGGCGCCGAGGTGACCGTGACCGAGGAGGAGGCCCGGGTGATGCTGCTCGAGCCGGGGGAGACCCTGGCCGGCCTGGTCCAGGCCCTGAACGCCCTCGGGGTGAGCCCCCGGGATCTGGTGGCCATCTTCCAGGCCCTGAAGGCGGCCGGGGCCCTGGAAGCCGAGCTGGAGATCCTGTGA
- a CDS encoding YkgJ family cysteine cluster protein: MAALFRPALSTNEVWERWEGSAVVRMSRRFGQWARRVSKRAGCRSCGRCCELFGANLTATPEDVARWAREGRSELLARVSPLGRLWIDPATGARLSRCPYLVRIAPGRARCRIHATKPRMCRDYPTLAHGKRCVANRLFPLNH; the protein is encoded by the coding sequence GTGGCCGCCCTGTTTCGGCCTGCCCTATCGACCAACGAGGTGTGGGAACGGTGGGAGGGTTCCGCGGTCGTCCGGATGTCCCGCCGGTTCGGGCAGTGGGCCCGCCGGGTCTCCAAACGAGCCGGGTGCCGGTCGTGCGGGAGGTGTTGCGAGCTGTTCGGGGCCAACCTCACGGCCACCCCGGAGGACGTGGCCCGATGGGCCCGGGAGGGCCGCTCCGAGCTGCTGGCCCGGGTCAGTCCCCTGGGTCGCCTGTGGATCGATCCGGCCACGGGAGCGCGCCTGTCCCGGTGCCCCTATCTGGTGCGGATCGCACCGGGCCGGGCCCGGTGCCGCATCCACGCCACCAAACCCCGGATGTGCCGGGACTATCCCACCTTGGCCCACGGCAAGCGGTGCGTGGCGAACCGGCTGTTTCCCCTGAACCACTGA
- the flgK gene encoding flagellar hook-associated protein FlgK → MANIFYGLNIGRSAMLAHQTALDVTGHNLANVNTEGYSRQRVQMAPGMPTITSQGSIGSGVDARDVQRVQVSYLERQIARATVGRGHDRVLAQGLDEVQSVLDEPSESGLNAALTELWSSFDALAARPQDLALRAQVLDRAQNLATVYNQKVSGLAELGDRFDEAVDEALADVNTAIQELRDLNAAVAKAEASGHQANDLRDQRDGVIREISGKLGVEVETDGSYLNLRVAGGGPYLVYETEGFEIQAQRDDSGRLASFHVGSAPIAPAGGEIGAYLELRDQVIPGLQEELSRWMATVTDRVNALHRGGTDRDGNPGRNLFVWDGGTTRVEAAPSTGVSKVTAGTGLEPGTHRMDVSVPTDPASLFSTADRGTGTADSGIALRPTGGTYQGEAVIGLDYHVRVTAATDSTVSVALYRGDERIGEVVEVSTSGGTASWTADGVDFEATVEAGIYSVGERSDGLLTTGSVSLDGGPAQDVDLARDAGVTLVGGVDLGFLPGGTAEVFFGGAPFSGGTFTVYAPDARLGLDPKVAADTDRIAAGLGSAAGDGETARRIADLAAQNLFEDVGETPAGYLGRIVQDLGATARDARVFDRASQAVLTQLESQREAVSGVNVDEEMVQLLQYQRGFEAAARFVNVMDSLIDTLINRVGLAGR, encoded by the coding sequence ATGGCCAACATCTTCTACGGTCTGAACATCGGGCGCTCGGCCATGCTGGCCCACCAGACCGCCCTGGACGTCACGGGCCACAACCTGGCCAACGTGAACACCGAGGGGTACTCGCGCCAACGGGTCCAGATGGCGCCGGGAATGCCCACGATCACCTCCCAGGGGAGCATCGGCTCCGGGGTCGACGCGAGGGACGTCCAGCGGGTGCAGGTCTCGTACCTGGAGCGGCAGATCGCCCGGGCCACGGTGGGGCGCGGGCACGACCGGGTGCTGGCCCAAGGCCTCGACGAGGTCCAGTCCGTGCTGGACGAGCCTTCCGAGTCGGGGCTCAACGCGGCGCTGACGGAGCTGTGGAGCAGCTTCGACGCCCTGGCGGCCCGTCCCCAGGACCTGGCCCTGCGGGCCCAGGTGCTCGACCGGGCCCAGAACCTGGCCACCGTGTACAACCAGAAGGTGTCCGGGCTGGCGGAGCTCGGGGACCGGTTCGACGAGGCCGTGGACGAGGCGTTGGCCGACGTGAACACCGCCATCCAGGAGCTGCGGGACCTGAACGCGGCCGTGGCCAAGGCCGAGGCCTCCGGCCACCAGGCCAACGACCTCAGGGATCAGCGCGACGGGGTGATCCGGGAGATCAGCGGCAAGCTGGGGGTGGAGGTGGAGACCGACGGCTCCTACCTGAACCTTCGGGTGGCCGGAGGGGGGCCGTACCTGGTGTACGAGACCGAGGGCTTCGAGATCCAGGCTCAACGGGACGACAGCGGGCGGCTGGCGTCGTTTCACGTGGGCTCGGCGCCGATCGCGCCCGCCGGAGGCGAGATCGGCGCCTACCTGGAGCTTCGTGACCAGGTGATCCCGGGCCTCCAGGAGGAGCTGTCCCGGTGGATGGCCACGGTGACGGACCGCGTCAACGCCCTGCACCGGGGGGGAACCGACCGCGACGGCAACCCGGGCCGCAACCTGTTCGTGTGGGACGGCGGCACGACCCGGGTGGAGGCCGCGCCCAGCACGGGGGTGTCGAAGGTGACGGCGGGCACCGGCCTGGAGCCCGGCACCCACCGGATGGACGTGAGCGTGCCCACGGACCCGGCGAGCCTGTTCTCGACCGCCGACCGGGGCACCGGCACGGCGGACTCCGGGATCGCCCTTCGGCCCACCGGCGGGACCTACCAGGGCGAGGCCGTCATCGGCCTGGACTACCACGTTCGGGTCACCGCCGCGACCGACTCCACCGTGTCGGTCGCGCTGTACCGCGGCGACGAGCGGATCGGCGAGGTGGTGGAGGTGAGCACCTCGGGCGGGACGGCGTCGTGGACCGCGGACGGGGTGGACTTCGAGGCGACGGTGGAGGCCGGTATCTACTCGGTGGGGGAGCGCAGCGACGGGCTGCTGACCACGGGCAGCGTCAGCCTCGACGGAGGGCCAGCCCAGGACGTGGATCTGGCGCGGGACGCGGGCGTGACCCTGGTCGGCGGGGTGGACCTGGGGTTCCTGCCCGGGGGCACGGCCGAGGTGTTCTTCGGGGGTGCCCCGTTCTCCGGGGGCACCTTCACGGTGTATGCACCGGACGCCCGGTTGGGGCTCGACCCCAAGGTGGCGGCCGACACCGACCGGATCGCGGCGGGGTTGGGAAGCGCGGCGGGGGACGGCGAGACCGCACGCCGCATCGCGGACCTGGCCGCCCAGAACCTGTTCGAGGACGTGGGCGAGACCCCGGCGGGGTATCTGGGCCGGATCGTCCAGGACCTGGGGGCCACGGCGCGGGACGCCCGGGTGTTCGATCGGGCGAGCCAGGCCGTGCTGACCCAGCTGGAGTCCCAGCGCGAGGCGGTGTCGGGGGTGAACGTGGACGAGGAGATGGTCCAGCTCCTCCAGTACCAGCGCGGCTTCGAGGCGGCGGCGCGGTTCGTGAACGTGATGGACAGCCTGATCGACACCTTGATCAACCGTGTCGGGTTGGCCGGCCGGTAG
- the fliW gene encoding flagellar assembly protein FliW, translating into MEIRTPAFGPVEIDEAQIVTFTQPMLGFPDDLRFVVLDPDPEVPFQWLQSVDHPEVCFLITDPRPFFPDYRIEAKEAELRDLRITDPDQAAVAVVVNLSEGIEGATANLLAPIVFNTERKLARQVVLEGSGYPLRAPLFPPEERACEAGG; encoded by the coding sequence GTGGAGATCCGTACCCCCGCCTTTGGCCCCGTGGAGATCGACGAAGCCCAGATCGTGACGTTCACGCAACCCATGCTCGGGTTCCCGGACGACCTGCGGTTCGTGGTGCTGGACCCGGATCCCGAGGTTCCGTTCCAGTGGCTGCAGTCGGTGGACCATCCGGAGGTGTGCTTCCTGATCACGGACCCGCGGCCGTTTTTCCCGGACTACCGGATCGAGGCCAAGGAGGCCGAGCTTCGGGACCTCCGGATCACCGACCCGGACCAGGCCGCCGTGGCTGTGGTGGTGAACCTGTCCGAGGGCATCGAGGGGGCCACGGCCAACCTGCTGGCGCCGATCGTGTTCAACACGGAGCGCAAGTTGGCCCGCCAAGTAGTTCTCGAAGGCTCGGGCTACCCCCTGCGGGCGCCGCTGTTTCCGCCGGAGGAGCGGGCCTGCGAAGCCGGCGGATGA
- a CDS encoding NYN domain-containing protein, whose amino-acid sequence MILVDGHNLIGRGLRMPLSREEEGRRRVIERLAAWASSRREPVTVVFDGDRAGGAHSGRVGALGVVYAPCARTADDEILRLLRKSNPRSVLVVTSDRGLAVCVRGLGGRVEAAEAFWARIRPPRPGGAEPEKPEPAEEEVEEWLRIFREGKNPRGK is encoded by the coding sequence GTGATCCTTGTGGATGGGCACAACCTGATCGGTCGGGGGCTTCGCATGCCCCTGAGCCGCGAGGAGGAAGGGCGCCGACGCGTGATCGAGCGGCTCGCGGCGTGGGCCTCCTCCCGGCGGGAGCCCGTGACCGTGGTCTTCGACGGCGACCGGGCCGGCGGCGCGCACTCGGGCCGGGTGGGGGCGCTCGGCGTGGTCTACGCCCCGTGCGCCCGAACGGCCGACGACGAAATCCTGCGGTTGCTGCGGAAGTCCAACCCCCGCTCGGTCCTGGTGGTCACCTCGGACCGAGGACTGGCCGTGTGCGTGCGCGGCCTGGGGGGTCGGGTGGAGGCCGCGGAGGCGTTCTGGGCGCGGATCCGGCCCCCGAGGCCGGGGGGTGCCGAGCCGGAGAAGCCGGAGCCGGCGGAGGAGGAGGTGGAGGAGTGGCTCCGGATCTTCCGGGAAGGCAAGAACCCGCGGGGGAAATGA
- the flgL gene encoding flagellar hook-associated protein FlgL yields the protein MRVTHKSLQQTWVQDLQRRLGNLDRLNRQIGSGKRMTRPADDPAGASRLVRLQEVVARNRQYVRNIDEAQAVHRSTESALEQAYNHLVRAKSIAVEGANIASAPLSGSYAALADEVAGIREGLLQIAQGRHEDKYLFNGTAGEKAPFQSEGGAVRYQGNSERLRVNMGNGQSVAVNLPGDIAFRETEARSRDDVSYPLDFGGAPLTFTVSDGTYDVEVTLDGTYASATDLAAAVDSAIRDYEDANGVTVNLEARANDDGTWSIRIADSEKGGEITVSGAEALGLSDGTRNVFGLLSDLEAALRSEDPEQVAGLLDRMDRGLHDLVTQRGLVGARSRNLELAKNRLEAFNAAAEEVQAAVEGVDVPETVMRLTSEEQAYQTALAAGARLFNISILDYLT from the coding sequence ATGCGCGTAACCCACAAGAGCCTCCAGCAGACCTGGGTGCAGGACCTCCAGAGGCGTCTGGGAAACCTCGACCGGCTCAACCGCCAGATCGGGTCGGGAAAGCGCATGACCCGGCCGGCCGACGACCCGGCCGGGGCCAGCCGGCTGGTGCGGCTCCAGGAGGTGGTGGCCCGGAACCGGCAGTACGTCCGGAACATCGACGAGGCCCAGGCCGTGCACCGGTCCACCGAGTCGGCCCTGGAGCAGGCCTACAACCACCTGGTACGGGCCAAGTCCATCGCCGTGGAGGGGGCGAACATCGCGAGCGCCCCCCTTTCGGGCAGCTACGCCGCCCTGGCCGACGAGGTGGCCGGGATCCGCGAGGGGTTGCTGCAGATCGCCCAGGGCCGCCACGAGGACAAGTACCTGTTCAACGGAACGGCCGGCGAGAAGGCCCCGTTCCAGAGCGAAGGGGGAGCGGTCCGGTACCAGGGGAACTCCGAGCGGCTGCGGGTGAACATGGGCAACGGCCAGAGCGTGGCCGTGAACCTGCCGGGGGACATCGCGTTCCGGGAGACCGAGGCCCGGAGCCGGGACGACGTGTCGTACCCCCTGGACTTCGGAGGCGCACCGCTGACCTTCACGGTCTCGGACGGCACGTATGACGTGGAGGTGACCCTGGACGGGACCTACGCGAGCGCGACCGACCTGGCCGCCGCGGTGGATTCGGCCATCCGGGACTACGAGGACGCCAACGGCGTCACGGTGAACCTGGAGGCCCGGGCCAACGACGACGGCACCTGGTCGATCCGGATCGCGGACTCGGAGAAGGGCGGTGAGATCACGGTCTCCGGTGCCGAGGCCCTGGGCCTGTCGGACGGAACCCGAAACGTGTTCGGGCTCCTCAGCGACCTGGAGGCCGCGCTTCGCTCCGAAGACCCCGAGCAGGTGGCCGGGCTCCTCGACCGCATGGATCGGGGCCTGCACGACCTGGTGACCCAGCGGGGCCTGGTGGGCGCCCGGAGCCGGAACCTGGAGCTGGCCAAGAACCGCCTGGAGGCGTTCAACGCGGCGGCCGAGGAGGTTCAGGCCGCGGTGGAGGGGGTCGACGTGCCCGAGACCGTGATGCGCCTCACCAGCGAGGAGCAGGCCTACCAGACGGCGCTGGCCGCCGGCGCCCGACTGTTCAACATCTCGATTCTCGACTATCTGACCTGA
- a CDS encoding O-acetyl-ADP-ribose deacetylase: MERQIGNTRLVLVRGDITRQAVDAVVNAANPSLMGGGGVDGAIHRAGGPAILDECKKIVKKIGRLEPGGAVVTTAGNLPARHVIHTVGPVWKGGARGEPEVLSSAYVESLKRAEELGCRSVAFPSISTGAYGYPLEEAARVALEAVIAHLEEGSPLEEVRFVLFSDPVLAAYETALERLKP; the protein is encoded by the coding sequence ATGGAGCGGCAGATCGGGAACACGAGGCTCGTGCTCGTCCGGGGCGACATCACCCGGCAGGCGGTGGACGCCGTGGTCAACGCGGCGAACCCGTCCCTCATGGGCGGGGGCGGGGTGGACGGCGCCATCCACCGGGCCGGCGGGCCGGCCATTCTCGACGAGTGCAAGAAGATCGTCAAGAAGATCGGCCGGCTGGAGCCCGGGGGGGCGGTGGTCACCACGGCCGGGAACCTTCCGGCCCGCCACGTGATCCACACCGTCGGCCCGGTCTGGAAGGGCGGAGCCCGGGGGGAGCCGGAGGTGCTCAGCAGCGCCTACGTAGAGAGTCTGAAGAGGGCGGAGGAGCTTGGCTGCCGGAGCGTGGCGTTTCCCTCCATTTCGACGGGAGCCTACGGATACCCCCTCGAAGAGGCGGCCCGGGTGGCCCTGGAAGCGGTGATCGCCCACCTGGAGGAGGGAAGCCCGCTGGAAGAGGTGCGGTTCGTGCTGTTCAGCGACCCCGTGCTGGCGGCCTACGAAACGGCGCTGGAAAGACTCAAACCCTGA